TCCTCGGCGACCATTGCCAATCCCAAGGAGCTGACCGAAGCGCTCCTCGAGGAGCCGGTCGAGCTCATCGGGCGAAACGGCGCCCCGCGCGGGGAGAAGTACTTCGTCTTCTACAACCCCCCGGTGGTGAATCCCGAGCTCGGCATCCGGCGGTCGTACATCAACGAGACGCGACGCATCGCGACGTCGTTCTTGAAACGAGGACTCCAGACGATCGTCTTCGCCACCAGCCGCCTCGCCACCGAAGTTCTCGTGACCTACTTGAAGAACGAGCTCGAGCGATCGGCGGCCTCGAAGGACATCGTCCGCGGCTATCGCGGGGGGTATCTCCCCAAGAAGCGGCGCGAGATCGAGGCCGGCCTGCGCGAGGGCACGGTGCTGGGCGTCGTTTCCACCAACGCTCTCGAGCTCGGCATCGACATCGGCGCCCTCGACGTCGCCGTCATCGCCGGCTATCCGGGAACCATCGCCTCGACCTGGCAGCAGGCGGGACGGGCGGGACGGCGCACCGGAGCCTCGGTCGCCGTCTTCATCGCGAACTCCAACCCGTTGAACCAGTTCATCGTCAACCACCCGGACTACTTTTTCGCCGGCTCCCCCGAGCATGGCCTCATCAATCCCGATAACCTCTCCATCCTCGTCGACCACGTGAAGTGCGCCGCCTTCGAGCTTCCCTTCGGAGACGGCGAGCGTTTCGGGAGCGAAGAGCTCATCGAGATCCTTTCGTTTCTCGAGGAGCACGAGGTCTTACACCACGCGGGCGACCGCTGGCACTGGACGAGCGACGCCTATCCCGCCGACAGCGTGAGCCTGCGCTCGGTGAGCTCGGACAACTTCGTCGTCTATGACGAGACCCGCGAGCCCAAGGTCATCGCCGAGGTCGACTTCGTGAGCGCCCACTCCACGCTCCATCCGAAGGCGATCTACATCCTCGAGGGCCAGCAGTACATCGTCGAGCGGTTCGAGTACGACGAACGTCGGGCCTCGGTGCGACAGTGGGAGACCGACTACTTCACCGACGCCATCACCTATACGAAAGTCAACATTCTCGATCGATTCGAAGAGTCTGCGATCGCTTCGGGGCGAAGGAGCTACGGTGAGGTCCACGTCGTCTCCCAGGTGGTCGGGTTCAAGAAGATCAAGTTCTACACGCTCGAGAACGTGGGTTCGGGCGAGCTCGACATGCCGGAGATCGAGATGCACACCACCGCCTACTGGCTCACCATCCCCCGTGAGATCCTGTCCGAGCTTCCCGGCGGTTCCGAAGAGCGGCGCGACGGAGTCGTCGGCCTCGCCAACACCCTGAAGACGATCGCCATGCTGTTCCTGATGTGCGACCGCTCCGACGTCGGCGTCGCCATCGGGGACAACTCCCAGGGCACGGCGTCGGTGGAGCGCGGATTCCGCAGGCCGCTTCCGGCGGTGAAGGAGCCGGTCGGCCCCGCCTACGAGCCCAACGTCTTTCTCTACGACAACTACCCCGGCGGCATCGGCTTCTCCGAGCCGCTCTACCGGCTTCACCCGAAACTCCTCTCCGAAGCACGGAAGCTCATCGAGGATTGTCCCTGCCACGATGGCTGTCCGTCCTGCGTCGGCCCGGTGGGCGAGGTGGGCGCCCGCGGCAAGGAGATGGCCCTCGCGATCCTCGAGCGGCTCGCCCCTCGATGAGCACCACGC
This genomic interval from Vicinamibacteria bacterium contains the following:
- a CDS encoding DEAD/DEAH box helicase, with protein sequence MTSILAPADRGQALQKVIAELEGERSRPDCITAVRHFPPLPADFVDFPPDLATPIADALKRRGIDRLYWHQKEAFERVGAGENVVVVTPTASGKTLCYNLPVLDRVLRDPDSRALYLFPTKALSQDQLAELHGLIQDIGADIRVFTYDGDTPQDARKAIRARSHLVVTNPDMLHSGILPHHPKWVKLFENLRYIVIDEVHAYRGVFGSHLANIIRRLKRICRFYGVEPRFICSSATIANPKELTEALLEEPVELIGRNGAPRGEKYFVFYNPPVVNPELGIRRSYINETRRIATSFLKRGLQTIVFATSRLATEVLVTYLKNELERSAASKDIVRGYRGGYLPKKRREIEAGLREGTVLGVVSTNALELGIDIGALDVAVIAGYPGTIASTWQQAGRAGRRTGASVAVFIANSNPLNQFIVNHPDYFFAGSPEHGLINPDNLSILVDHVKCAAFELPFGDGERFGSEELIEILSFLEEHEVLHHAGDRWHWTSDAYPADSVSLRSVSSDNFVVYDETREPKVIAEVDFVSAHSTLHPKAIYILEGQQYIVERFEYDERRASVRQWETDYFTDAITYTKVNILDRFEESAIASGRRSYGEVHVVSQVVGFKKIKFYTLENVGSGELDMPEIEMHTTAYWLTIPREILSELPGGSEERRDGVVGLANTLKTIAMLFLMCDRSDVGVAIGDNSQGTASVERGFRRPLPAVKEPVGPAYEPNVFLYDNYPGGIGFSEPLYRLHPKLLSEARKLIEDCPCHDGCPSCVGPVGEVGARGKEMALAILERLAPR